The window TCTCATGAAGGCAGAAAtcaagtaaaaaaaattgaattaaatcacTCTTGAATCGACCTGTCGTGGGTCGAGACCCAACTGCTTCCTTGTTTTTCCCACGTACAAATCTTTGGATTTGATCAAACCTGGAACAAGTCCGATTAAGGTTGTCAACGGATGCTGTGCCACTGCATCATTTCTTCCCAGTGATACAATAACCTTAACCGATTTCGGCTTGTAGACCAACATCTTGCTTTCTTTTCTCCCCGCGGTAAGCAAGAGTTTCAAATTTTTTGCTACAACTAGAGCATGTTTCTGTCCCAAGTAACCTTGCTTCAGTTCCTGGAAAGCAAGATTCGATATGATCAGATACGAGGGATCTAAAGTTGTTCACATTCTTACGAGTTTCGGAAGGTTGACGATTCATATATATGCACGCAGCATGATGATCATACAGAAATTCTCACCCTCGATCGAAACAATAAGAATTGAGAAAATCGAAGACTCACCTTAATGTCTGTTATATCCCCGATGGCGAATATATTCTTGAACCCTTTGACTCTCAAATTCTCATCAACCTTCAATCGTCCAAATCCGTCTATACTCCCTTTCAACATAGTCTCACTCAGCCAGGCTGAACCAGGCTGCTTACCCGTGCACAGAAGTACACAGTCCGCTTTGATAGTTTCTCCACGCGAAGTTAAGTAACTTTTGCTTCCCACCGAAATGTTGTCTAAATCGATTGATTGTTGCAGTTTCACTTCAACTTTCTTCGACTTGAGCCACTCTAATGTCTTGCTGGCAGCTTTCGGGCCAATGAACTCGAGCAACCTCGATCCATCATGAACCAAGGTAACCCTTTTCTCCGGGAAATCTACAGCGATTTCTGAAGCTAGTTCAACTCCCGTTGGGCCACCTCCCACGATCAGAATTGAACTAGAagcctttatttcttcattttctaCATGCagatagaaaaattttaagaaaCCATTTATTTGCTGCCTAAATAATGCATTGCACTAAATATTATAATCGATGGCAACGTTAATATTTTTGAACTTCTAGCAACCTAAACACCATATTTCAATCTCACAGCATAATGTACTTGTGGTACCTGATTTGTATTGTTCAAGTCTTTCAGATCGTGTTTGTGGCAAGCGATCATCGTGTCCAGTGGCTATGACAAGGTAGTCATAGGCAATGAGGCGGCCGTCTGCTGTCAATACTTGAGAGTTCAAAATGTTTATGGCTTTGGATACAACGACACGCCCATTGGTTAGATAATCTCTGTGATATATCACCGATCTTTCGGCAAAAGATGGCTCCACCATTGACCTTAAGCTCGCCCATGGGATCTCAAAATAATCCTTCCTATTTAACGGTACAGTTTACATGTTTAGgaagaaattaaatatttatatactaATCATAGAAGAAGCATAGATGACAGAGCCATGAATTTACAGCAAGCAATTTCTTATATTTAAGAGGAACCAAGAATGCGACATACATGTGTAACTAATGTATCATGTATATATACTTGTAAATATATATGCTTCTCGAGATACGATGAAACAGAAACAACCCAGAAACAGAATCAAGCTTAAAGGGGAAATGAACTTAAAATTTGTAGGAATCTCTCGTATATAGATTTTGCATAACATgatttggtaaaaaaaaaaaaccattcaCATATAACCCAATATACTAGCAATGAGGACTGAATATTCTTGATATAGATTTGCTCCTACAATGTAACCTCAGATCGTGCAATTAATATGAAAGCAAAACAAGGATACTTAAGCTCATTTCCTGAACGGGAGAACCAAAGATAGAAACTAAGAGCAGTGGTATTATTCTAAATACCAAATACCCCAACAATTAAATCTCAGACATAATCCCATGAGGCCACGTCGACCCACACGAGTAGCATGGCATCTAATGG is drawn from Primulina eburnea isolate SZY01 chromosome 10, ASM2296580v1, whole genome shotgun sequence and contains these coding sequences:
- the LOC140842374 gene encoding uncharacterized protein, translating into MEEIKTPEHWQGVWKRVVVVGGGVAGSLVAKSLQFHADVTLIDPKDYFEIPWASLRSMVEPSFAERSVIYHRDYLTNGRVVVSKAINILNSQVLTADGRLIAYDYLVIATGHDDRLPQTRSERLEQYKSENEEIKASSSILIVGGGPTGVELASEIAVDFPEKRVTLVHDGSRLLEFIGPKAASKTLEWLKSKKVEVKLQQSIDLDNISVGSKSYLTSRGETIKADCVLLCTGKQPGSAWLSETMLKGSIDGFGRLKVDENLRVKGFKNIFAIGDITDIKELKQGYLGQKHALVVAKNLKLLLTAGRKESKMLVYKPKSVKVIVSLGRNDAVAQHPLTTLIGLVPGLIKSKDLYVGKTRKQLGLDPRQVDSRVI